Proteins encoded by one window of uncultured Draconibacterium sp.:
- a CDS encoding DUF1961 family protein, producing MRSNLFFVIFAVLLITISCKQEEANDFVSLNKSKSWNLQFEDDCTENWQQNWFKDGLISQVKQDEDGMDLIAGPVNRDDAHHTVLWTKRSFEGDIKIEYEYTRTDSQIVNVNILYIQAQGIGKDGRGADITEWNTYRDTANMWKYYFYMDPLHISYAAFPMVNDDPEDDYVRVRKYPAETQEKFKDTEVLPAYFKTGLFLSDVTYKITVIKTESKLYFNVKGNGDEKLFSWDLAEGQSPKEGRIGLRHMYTRSARYKNFKVWTK from the coding sequence ATGAGGTCGAATCTGTTTTTTGTGATATTCGCTGTTTTACTGATTACAATTAGTTGTAAACAAGAAGAAGCAAATGATTTTGTAAGTCTGAATAAATCCAAATCCTGGAATCTGCAATTTGAAGACGACTGCACCGAAAACTGGCAACAAAACTGGTTTAAAGATGGTCTCATTTCACAGGTAAAACAAGATGAAGATGGTATGGATTTAATTGCCGGCCCTGTGAACCGAGACGATGCCCACCACACCGTGCTTTGGACCAAACGATCGTTTGAAGGCGATATAAAAATAGAATACGAATACACCCGGACTGATAGCCAGATTGTAAATGTAAACATCCTGTACATTCAGGCGCAGGGCATTGGAAAAGACGGGCGTGGAGCCGATATTACCGAATGGAACACCTACCGGGATACGGCCAATATGTGGAAGTATTATTTCTACATGGATCCGCTGCACATCAGTTATGCAGCTTTTCCGATGGTAAACGACGATCCTGAAGATGATTATGTGCGCGTGCGAAAATACCCGGCTGAAACCCAGGAGAAATTTAAGGATACGGAGGTTTTACCTGCCTATTTTAAAACCGGGCTGTTTTTGTCGGATGTAACCTACAAAATCACCGTCATTAAAACCGAGTCGAAACTCTATTTTAACGTTAAAGGAAATGGCGATGAAAAGTTATTCTCTTGGGATTTAGCAGAAGGACAATCGCCAAAAGAGGGAAGAATTGGACTGCGCCATATGTACACCCGCTCGGCACGGTATAAAAACTTTAAAGTTTGGACGAAGTAG